The proteins below are encoded in one region of Gopherus flavomarginatus isolate rGopFla2 chromosome 12, rGopFla2.mat.asm, whole genome shotgun sequence:
- the LOC127032846 gene encoding olfactory receptor 5V1-like, with amino-acid sequence MENQTTVTEFILRKLSSDPQMQIFLFSMFLIIYLITLGSNIMIMVVIRADSHLNTPMYFFLFHLSFVDICYSSVTVPNMLMNFLAEHKTISVNGCIAQIFLFILLVGAEVFILSAMAYDRYAAICDPLHYVQTMSKGICVQLVSGSWTMGFLHALLNTVFALKLHFCGPNQINHFSCELPPLLQLSCTDTLTNQVVLLTSVLIFGLSSFLLTLISYIYIISTILRIQSAEGRRKAFSTCSSHLIVVVLLYVTGFLQYTKPSSVSSVVLDEIVSIQYSILIPMLNPIIYSLKNKEVKIALGKTLGKLKFLK; translated from the coding sequence ATGGAAAATCAAACCACAGTGACTGAATTTATTCTCCGGAAACTTTCCAGTGACCCACAGATGCAGATTTTCCTCTTCtcaatgtttttaattatttacctAATCACTCTGGGTAGTAACATAATGATCATGGTGGTAATAAGAGCTGACTCCCATCTTAACACCCCAATGTACTTCTTTCTCTTCCATTTATCCTTTGTTGATATCTGCTATTCCTCAGTCACGGTGCCTAATATGCTGATGAACTTCCTAGCGGAGCACAAAACTATTTCTGTCAATGGCTGCATTGCCcagatatttctttttatcctcttGGTTGGTGCTGAAGTTTTCATTCTCTCAGCCATGGCTTATGACCGCTATGCTGCCATCTGTGATCCATTACATTACGTGCAGACAATGAGCAAAGGGATCTGTGTTCAGCTGGTAAGTGGTTCATGGACCATGGGCTTCCTCCATGCCCTTCTGAACACAGTTTTTGCCCTCAAGTTGCATTTCTGTGGGCCCAATCAAATCAACCATTTCAGCTGTGAGCTCCCACCTCTGTTACAACTATCCTGCACTGACACCCTCACAAATCAAGTGGTGCTTCTTACTTCTGTTTTGATATTTGGGTTAAGCTCCTTCCTCCTCACACTGATCTCCTACATTTACATCATCTCTACCATCCTGAGGATACAATCTGCGGAGGGCAGgcgtaaagccttctccacctgcagctcccacttgaTTGTGGTTGTCTTGTTGTATGTGACAGGTTTTCTCCAGTACACAAAACCCAGCTCAGTCTCCTCTGTGGTTCTGGATGAAATAGTCTCCATCCAGTACAGCATCTTGatccccatgttaaaccccatcatctacagcctgaaaaacaaGGAGGTGAAAATAGCACTGGGGAAAACATTGGGGAAATTGAAGTTTCTCAAGTAG